In a single window of the Flavobacterium sp. W4I14 genome:
- a CDS encoding transcription elongation GreA/GreB family factor (product_source=COG0782; cath_funfam=3.10.50.30; cog=COG0782; superfamily=54534): protein MSALKSKLYQLCLTFIQNRIENIEYSLQQARQASNDDTKSSAGDKYETTREMMQQEMDRNSKLLYEAGQQKIALQQIENVESDRLVKNGSLVLTSEGNFYISISAGELNTDGQKFFAVSQASPIGRFLIGKAINESFKFNGKDYLVKEIL from the coding sequence ATGTCTGCATTAAAATCTAAACTTTATCAGCTTTGCTTAACTTTTATTCAAAATAGGATAGAAAATATTGAATATTCGCTGCAACAGGCCAGGCAAGCTTCGAACGATGATACAAAAAGTAGTGCAGGCGATAAATACGAAACTACACGCGAAATGATGCAGCAGGAGATGGACCGCAACAGTAAATTACTGTACGAAGCCGGACAGCAGAAAATTGCATTACAGCAGATCGAAAATGTAGAGTCGGATCGCCTGGTTAAAAACGGAAGTTTGGTTTTAACCTCAGAAGGTAATTTTTATATCAGCATCAGTGCAGGAGAACTTAATACCGATGGACAAAAATTCTTTGCAGTATCGCAGGCTTCGCCAATCGGGCGGTTTTTAATCGGAAAAGCAATAAATGAAAGCTTTAAGTTTAATGGTAAAGATTATCTTGTAAAAGAGATACTGTAG
- a CDS encoding hypothetical protein (product_source=Hypo-rule applied; cath_funfam=4.10.1250.10; superfamily=160713) codes for MKKLTLGIIMSTISVVAYSQKTQYKYKVDFFGDTILVDSKDNTIGKQKKDFFGKTIIVDKDGKTIAKQKRDFFGNTILENEAGKTVGTQKKDFFGNTVLESEREQNLVPKPLGGLVPGDGKTEMAIKQKTDSFGNIVIENDRGQILNVYKTDISGNIIIEDGNGKVIGKQKNNIFGDTVVEDDHGNVLAKYKKDVFGNTVIEDVNGKKMGIFKTDIFGNKSFVPEH; via the coding sequence ATGAAAAAATTAACACTAGGCATTATCATGTCTACAATTTCCGTCGTGGCTTATAGCCAAAAAACCCAGTATAAATATAAAGTAGATTTTTTTGGCGATACCATTCTGGTCGATTCGAAAGATAATACCATCGGCAAACAGAAGAAAGACTTTTTTGGCAAAACCATTATTGTAGATAAAGATGGTAAAACCATAGCCAAGCAAAAGCGGGATTTTTTCGGCAATACCATTTTAGAAAATGAAGCCGGAAAAACTGTAGGTACACAAAAGAAAGATTTTTTTGGTAATACGGTATTAGAAAGTGAACGTGAACAAAACCTGGTGCCAAAACCATTAGGAGGTTTGGTTCCCGGTGATGGGAAAACAGAAATGGCCATCAAACAAAAAACGGATAGCTTCGGTAATATCGTTATTGAAAACGATCGTGGCCAGATCTTAAATGTTTATAAAACAGATATTTCGGGCAACATCATCATAGAAGATGGCAATGGTAAGGTAATAGGCAAACAGAAAAATAATATTTTTGGCGATACCGTTGTTGAGGATGACCATGGAAATGTATTAGCTAAGTATAAAAAAGATGTATTTGGTAATACAGTTATTGAAGATGTTAATGGTAAGAAGATGGGGATTTTCAAAACAGATATTTTTGGAAATAAATCTTTTGTTCCGGAACATTAA
- a CDS encoding hypothetical protein (product_source=Hypo-rule applied; superfamily=48371), with translation MPNHTLLDTIKTTLQKSKVEKLAAIASEETFSVKELIDLSFYRDEQIGFRAAWILENVYTAHQQRFLPYVFYFLEKFPQQNNLSALRHYVKILAFMTKKNAATEIKKIITDYETDHLVEVVFAWLIDEKIPVAVKSHCLNILANLNAKHNWIREELLQTMDFLVDKESIGFFAKVKQIRKQLSVRG, from the coding sequence ATGCCAAATCATACCTTGCTAGATACCATAAAAACAACCCTTCAGAAAAGCAAGGTAGAAAAATTAGCCGCAATTGCTTCAGAAGAAACTTTTTCTGTAAAAGAGCTGATCGATTTAAGTTTCTATCGCGATGAACAGATTGGTTTTAGGGCCGCATGGATTTTAGAAAATGTATATACTGCCCATCAGCAGAGATTTCTGCCTTACGTATTTTATTTTTTGGAGAAATTTCCGCAACAAAACAATTTATCGGCATTGAGGCATTATGTTAAAATCCTGGCCTTTATGACAAAGAAAAATGCTGCTACGGAAATTAAGAAGATTATTACCGATTATGAAACCGATCATTTGGTAGAAGTTGTTTTTGCCTGGTTAATTGATGAGAAGATTCCAGTAGCTGTAAAATCACATTGTTTAAACATCTTAGCCAATTTAAATGCCAAACACAATTGGATAAGAGAAGAACTTTTGCAGACGATGGATTTCCTGGTAGATAAAGAAAGTATTGGCTTTTTTGCGAAAGTTAAACAGATCAGGAAACAGCTGTCAGTTCGCGGTTAA
- a CDS encoding peptidoglycan/xylan/chitin deacetylase (PgdA/CDA1 family) (product_source=COG0726; cath_funfam=3.20.20.370; cog=COG0726; pfam=PF01522; superfamily=88713), which yields MDKHLKPATRILLSILFLGSFLLACSSNKQKEKTVVTSTIKEVKIDSANTKPADNKTILARREVPVLCYHQIRNNIASDSKRAHDDIIAPDKFKDHMKMLADSGYHSILPDQLYNYLVYGAKLPEKPIMITFDDTDEDQFTIGNATLKKYGFKGVYFIMTVSIGRKGRINYMTKEQIKQLSDEGNTIASHTYDHKNFAQFTDADWTTQIDEPTKKLEEITGKKVAYFAYPYGVFKASTLHKLKDHGFKAAFILSTARDENYPLYTLRRIIDPGRYTAKNLYFSINKSFNKTKS from the coding sequence TTGGATAAACATTTAAAACCCGCTACTCGTATTCTTTTATCAATTCTCTTTTTAGGATCATTTTTACTGGCTTGTTCGAGCAATAAGCAAAAAGAAAAAACTGTTGTAACCAGCACGATCAAAGAGGTTAAAATAGATTCTGCCAATACCAAACCTGCCGATAACAAAACCATCCTGGCCCGCAGGGAGGTGCCCGTTCTGTGTTACCACCAGATTAGAAACAACATTGCCAGTGACAGTAAAAGAGCACACGATGACATCATTGCTCCTGATAAATTTAAAGACCACATGAAAATGCTGGCCGATAGCGGTTACCATTCTATTTTACCCGATCAGCTATACAATTATCTGGTTTATGGTGCTAAGCTGCCGGAAAAGCCTATTATGATTACTTTCGACGATACGGATGAAGACCAGTTTACCATTGGGAATGCCACGTTAAAAAAATACGGCTTTAAAGGCGTTTATTTTATTATGACAGTATCGATCGGCAGAAAAGGACGGATCAATTACATGACTAAAGAACAGATTAAACAATTATCTGACGAAGGAAATACGATTGCCAGCCATACCTACGATCATAAAAACTTTGCTCAGTTTACCGATGCCGACTGGACCACTCAAATTGATGAGCCAACTAAAAAACTGGAAGAAATTACCGGTAAAAAAGTAGCGTATTTCGCCTATCCCTATGGTGTTTTTAAAGCTTCAACTTTACACAAGCTGAAAGATCATGGCTTTAAAGCGGCATTTATACTTTCAACGGCAAGAGACGAGAACTACCCGCTTTATACGCTCAGAAGAATAATTGATCCGGGAAGATACACGGCGAAAAATTTATATTTCAGCATTAACAAGAGTTTTAATAAAACAAAATCATAG
- a CDS encoding hypothetical protein (product_source=Hypo-rule applied; cath_funfam=2.40.50.100; cleavage_site_network=SignalP-noTM; pfam=PF01433; superfamily=55486), with protein MKKIAIFILLFFQIIKVHAQTPHLSGKVEVVMATGQITCDFVLNNIPNLAKDYQIVLNKGFNIKAIKDSANQTLKYSGFYGGAMRGEGLTYVPLYKDSTLVNPGKLHITYTGAFPIYTDTLNFIDFKGLIAFNGKTVRAADQSKWYPIIYDIKNDKLIEQMTFDIQVTVKDAKMIFVNGDLPKPGPIARFKSDIPIAPMLFAGDYNVQKTNGALFLNTQMNDKQLNVFEQNIAEMKAYYYKVLKIPYNTKNVFIEHAPVEKFNKGRSWGFVAFPTIAFAGIKLGDMIDEEQHKLKNQNDYPFIAHEIGHYYFGNVLQPNSTLFWFFLESTAEYLSVKASEEKFGKAFGTKYFQDRAKQLKDFKAKPLNAIKEINEISGTYRYTYGPFLLRGLEQMIGEQRMFKFLNTCLTAKNELTDYNFFRKNALKSGITQKEWDAYEKEFILSENAVSLIK; from the coding sequence ATGAAAAAAATTGCAATATTTATTTTATTGTTCTTTCAGATCATTAAGGTCCATGCACAAACACCACACTTGAGCGGAAAAGTAGAAGTTGTAATGGCTACAGGCCAGATTACCTGCGATTTTGTACTCAACAACATCCCCAACCTGGCAAAAGACTATCAAATTGTGTTAAATAAGGGCTTTAACATTAAGGCTATAAAAGATTCTGCAAACCAAACGCTAAAATATTCGGGCTTTTATGGCGGTGCCATGCGTGGTGAAGGTTTAACTTACGTTCCATTATACAAAGATAGCACACTGGTAAATCCTGGTAAACTACATATTACCTATACAGGAGCATTCCCAATTTATACGGATACACTGAACTTTATAGATTTTAAGGGATTGATTGCTTTTAATGGCAAAACCGTGCGGGCTGCCGATCAATCTAAATGGTATCCTATTATTTACGACATCAAAAACGACAAGCTGATTGAACAGATGACCTTCGATATCCAGGTAACAGTTAAGGATGCTAAGATGATTTTTGTAAACGGCGATCTGCCCAAACCGGGCCCAATTGCCAGATTTAAATCGGATATCCCCATTGCACCGATGCTTTTTGCCGGAGATTATAATGTCCAAAAAACCAATGGTGCGCTATTTTTAAACACGCAAATGAATGATAAGCAATTGAATGTTTTTGAACAGAATATTGCTGAAATGAAAGCCTATTATTATAAGGTTTTAAAAATCCCATACAATACAAAAAATGTATTTATTGAGCATGCGCCGGTAGAAAAATTTAACAAAGGCAGAAGCTGGGGTTTTGTGGCTTTTCCGACCATTGCTTTTGCAGGCATTAAACTGGGCGATATGATTGATGAGGAACAACATAAACTTAAAAACCAGAACGATTACCCATTTATCGCACATGAAATTGGCCATTATTATTTCGGCAACGTATTACAACCCAACTCTACTTTGTTCTGGTTCTTTTTAGAATCTACCGCAGAGTATTTATCAGTAAAAGCAAGCGAAGAAAAATTCGGAAAAGCTTTCGGCACTAAATATTTTCAGGATAGAGCTAAACAACTGAAAGATTTTAAAGCCAAACCTTTAAATGCCATTAAAGAAATTAATGAGATCTCAGGCACTTACCGCTACACCTACGGTCCATTTCTGCTCCGTGGCCTGGAGCAAATGATTGGTGAGCAACGGATGTTTAAATTCTTAAACACCTGCTTAACCGCTAAAAATGAATTAACTGATTATAACTTCTTCAGAAAAAATGCTTTAAAATCGGGCATTACTCAAAAAGAATGGGATGCTTATGAAAAAGAGTTTATCCTTTCCGAAAACGCCGTTTCTTTGATCAAATAA
- a CDS encoding hypothetical protein (product_source=Hypo-rule applied; cleavage_site_network=SignalP-noTM; pfam=PF11738,PF13739; superfamily=50814): MKYYLHCFLFGLLIISACNNPKNGANTAETTNDSTANAKAELTESFYKRLEGTIAGKKVVMHLQKVDDDVSGTYYYDGSWLNLSTDTLIGKDSLVLTEYSFYESYFTQDFKSPHLALKWNGNGFNGNWESGDKTKKHLIALTEKYPEGSYPFNAGIYKDSVKAFTNQSKSPAAEISFEYLESKNNDEYANWLNSELKKIAGIKSTVDRSIGFKNIAAAYFKDYKAQVTAQSKNSRGDDFQAWMNYTNNSQQSINYNDNGYVVIDFLADAYTGGAHGNYSSVMFCLDVKNKKQMVLSDIIKIDSNTLQSILEGNLRKEYNIKAKDALSTVLFDDFIKPNKNFYFNANGIAFMYNPYEVASYAQGQIVVFIPYSDLKTYLVPAFAQRMGIK; encoded by the coding sequence ATGAAATATTATTTGCATTGTTTCCTTTTCGGATTACTGATTATATCTGCCTGTAACAACCCTAAAAATGGAGCCAACACCGCTGAAACTACAAATGACAGTACAGCGAATGCAAAGGCCGAACTTACAGAAAGTTTTTACAAGAGATTGGAAGGTACCATTGCAGGGAAAAAAGTAGTGATGCATTTGCAGAAGGTTGATGATGATGTAAGTGGTACTTATTATTATGACGGCTCATGGCTTAACCTATCAACCGATACTTTAATCGGGAAAGATAGCCTTGTTCTCACTGAATACAGTTTTTATGAATCATACTTTACGCAGGATTTTAAATCGCCGCATTTAGCCTTAAAATGGAATGGAAATGGTTTTAATGGCAATTGGGAAAGTGGTGATAAAACCAAAAAACACCTAATCGCTTTAACAGAAAAATATCCAGAGGGCAGTTATCCGTTCAATGCAGGCATTTATAAAGATTCGGTTAAGGCATTTACCAATCAGTCAAAATCACCCGCAGCTGAAATCAGTTTTGAATACCTGGAAAGTAAAAACAACGATGAATATGCCAACTGGCTAAATTCGGAACTTAAAAAAATAGCTGGTATAAAATCTACTGTCGACCGCTCAATCGGTTTCAAGAATATTGCTGCTGCCTATTTCAAAGACTATAAAGCGCAAGTTACAGCGCAATCAAAAAACAGCCGTGGCGACGATTTCCAGGCCTGGATGAATTATACCAACAACAGCCAGCAATCGATCAATTATAACGATAATGGTTATGTAGTGATCGATTTCCTTGCTGATGCTTACACCGGTGGTGCACATGGCAATTACAGCAGCGTCATGTTTTGTTTAGATGTGAAAAACAAAAAACAAATGGTGCTTAGCGATATCATCAAAATAGACTCGAATACCTTACAAAGTATTTTAGAAGGCAATCTTCGTAAAGAATATAACATTAAAGCTAAAGATGCACTAAGCACTGTTCTTTTTGATGACTTTATAAAACCGAACAAAAATTTTTATTTTAATGCGAATGGAATTGCTTTTATGTACAACCCATATGAAGTAGCGAGTTATGCACAAGGGCAAATTGTGGTATTTATCCCTTACTCGGATTTGAAGACTTATTTGGTGCCTGCTTTTGCCCAAAGAATGGGAATTAAGTAG
- a CDS encoding hypothetical protein (product_source=Hypo-rule applied; pfam=PF08818; superfamily=159888): protein MLNPLDNYFEKKDEPIKSCLQYLRSLLMGYADITEHWKYGMPFYYHKGKMFCYLWTHKKLHQPYIGLVDGNKIEHEDLLQEKRARMKILLINHLEDIPEKKIESILKQAFALRK from the coding sequence ATGTTAAATCCTCTTGATAATTATTTCGAAAAAAAAGATGAGCCGATTAAAAGTTGCCTTCAATATTTAAGGTCGCTTTTAATGGGCTATGCCGATATTACAGAGCATTGGAAATACGGGATGCCTTTCTATTACCATAAAGGAAAAATGTTCTGCTATCTTTGGACACACAAAAAGCTCCATCAGCCTTACATCGGTTTAGTGGATGGAAATAAAATTGAACACGAAGATTTGTTGCAGGAGAAAAGAGCCAGAATGAAAATTTTATTGATCAACCACCTCGAAGATATTCCCGAAAAGAAAATCGAATCTATTTTAAAACAGGCCTTTGCCTTAAGGAAATAG
- a CDS encoding peptidoglycan/xylan/chitin deacetylase (PgdA/CDA1 family) (product_source=COG0726; cath_funfam=3.20.20.370; cog=COG0726; pfam=PF01522; superfamily=88713), producing MKYSFLTLITAGVILFASCQSKSQTENATAKDSTAQTSKTATSTGTPVDVSKIKVADAKTILARKQVPILCYHQVRNWKPTDGKVGKDYIVEIQNFKDQMKMLADSGYHTILPDQLYAYLNTGAALPSKPIMLTFDDTDLDQFTIVRPTLDKLGYKAVYFIMTVSIGKKGKFVDYMSKEQIKQLADEGNVIGSHTYDHKNFKKYAGKDWEEQLDKPTKKLEEITGKKMTEFAYPFGLWNAEGIPELKKRGFRMAYQLSTKRDEKDPLFTIRRIIASGYWSPKTLSNSIKNSF from the coding sequence ATGAAATACAGCTTTTTAACCCTAATAACAGCCGGAGTAATCTTATTTGCCAGCTGCCAATCTAAATCTCAAACAGAAAATGCCACGGCTAAAGATTCTACCGCGCAAACTTCCAAAACTGCTACAAGTACTGGAACACCGGTTGACGTTTCGAAAATAAAAGTTGCTGATGCCAAAACCATTTTAGCCCGGAAACAGGTACCTATTTTATGTTATCACCAGGTAAGAAACTGGAAACCAACTGATGGCAAAGTAGGTAAAGATTATATTGTAGAAATCCAGAATTTTAAAGACCAGATGAAAATGTTGGCCGATAGCGGTTATCATACCATTTTACCAGATCAGCTTTATGCCTATCTGAACACTGGTGCTGCCCTACCGAGCAAACCCATTATGTTAACTTTTGATGATACAGACTTGGATCAGTTTACCATTGTACGCCCAACTTTAGATAAACTGGGGTATAAAGCCGTTTATTTCATCATGACCGTTTCGATCGGCAAAAAAGGCAAATTTGTAGATTACATGAGCAAAGAGCAGATTAAACAACTTGCTGACGAGGGAAATGTGATCGGCAGCCACACTTACGATCATAAAAACTTTAAAAAATATGCAGGCAAAGATTGGGAAGAGCAATTAGATAAACCAACCAAAAAACTGGAAGAAATTACAGGTAAAAAAATGACAGAATTTGCCTATCCTTTTGGTTTATGGAATGCAGAAGGTATTCCTGAGCTTAAAAAACGTGGTTTTAGAATGGCTTATCAATTATCAACCAAACGTGATGAAAAAGATCCGTTGTTTACCATCCGCAGGATTATCGCCAGTGGTTACTGGTCGCCAAAAACATTAAGCAACAGCATTAAAAACAGCTTTTAA
- a CDS encoding nitroreductase (product_source=COG0778; cath_funfam=3.40.109.10; cog=COG0778; pfam=PF00881; superfamily=55469) → MSTTYDIVSKVIKERRSIFPASYIKKEIPVEVINQILETANYAPTHKLTQPWRFVVIRKAGLTKLGEELGKLYKELVSPQQFLQKKYNSFAEKTSQADCIIAINMQVSGKIPEWEELAAVSCAVQNMALTAESLQVGAYWSSPPLIDNLGDFLSLGENEKCIGLFYMGYHNEKPWAPNRTSMEEKVRWIEG, encoded by the coding sequence ATGAGTACAACATACGATATTGTTTCAAAAGTTATAAAAGAACGGCGCAGTATTTTCCCTGCAAGTTATATAAAAAAAGAAATTCCGGTTGAGGTAATCAACCAGATTTTAGAAACAGCCAATTATGCACCAACACACAAATTAACCCAGCCCTGGCGTTTTGTCGTGATCAGAAAAGCGGGATTAACAAAACTTGGTGAAGAACTGGGTAAATTATATAAGGAATTGGTTAGTCCGCAACAGTTTTTGCAGAAAAAATACAACAGCTTTGCCGAAAAAACGAGTCAGGCCGATTGCATCATTGCCATCAATATGCAGGTAAGTGGTAAAATACCCGAATGGGAAGAGCTGGCGGCCGTTTCGTGTGCTGTTCAAAATATGGCCTTAACTGCCGAAAGCCTGCAGGTAGGTGCCTATTGGAGCTCTCCACCTTTAATTGATAATTTAGGTGATTTCTTAAGTCTGGGTGAGAATGAAAAGTGCATCGGCTTATTTTACATGGGCTATCATAACGAAAAACCCTGGGCACCAAACCGGACTTCGATGGAAGAAAAGGTGAGGTGGATAGAGGGGTAG
- a CDS encoding hypothetical protein (product_source=Hypo-rule applied), translated as MISFQLAVNSIILAVRAFMFAVDRIMFPIWSSINAVNNFIVTVDKFIFAVTKFMLEVKR; from the coding sequence ATGATAAGTTTTCAGTTGGCGGTTAACAGCATTATACTTGCAGTTCGTGCGTTTATGTTTGCAGTCGACAGAATTATGTTTCCTATCTGGAGTTCTATTAATGCAGTTAACAACTTTATCGTAACAGTAGATAAGTTTATATTTGCAGTTACTAAGTTTATGCTCGAAGTTAAGCGTTAA